The Blastococcus sp. HT6-4 genome window below encodes:
- a CDS encoding Gfo/Idh/MocA family oxidoreductase has product MTVIDSLLLQRQTEGRPVRLGLVGAGFMARGLVNQVVNSTPGVQLTVVCNRTPAKAAAVVTEAGATAVAAESPADVVRIAGAGDVAVTDDIALVSGSDAVDVVVDATGAVGFGAELALACIAGGKHLVLLNAEVDATLGPLLATKADAAGIVYSGADGDQPAVQMNLLRFVRQIGLRPLVAGNIKGLQDPYRNPTTQEGFARRWGQDPWMVTSFADGTKVSVEQALVANAAGFTAPKRGLYAMDHTGHVDELTQRYDVDELRNLGGVVDYVVGARPGPGVYVMAEHDDPKQRHYLELYKLGSGPLYSFYTPYHLCHFEVPTTVARVALLGDPAIRPLGAPQVDVVTLAKTDLPAGTVLDRPGGYHYYGEAERADVTHADRLLPVGLAEGCRLRRDVRRDEVIGYADVELPSGRLVDRLRAEQDERFFGEPAAHPAGASAGTG; this is encoded by the coding sequence GTGACCGTGATCGACTCCCTGCTCCTCCAGCGGCAGACCGAGGGCCGCCCGGTCCGCCTCGGCCTGGTCGGTGCCGGCTTCATGGCCCGCGGCCTGGTCAACCAGGTGGTCAACAGCACGCCGGGCGTGCAGCTGACCGTCGTCTGCAACCGCACGCCCGCCAAGGCCGCCGCCGTGGTCACCGAGGCCGGCGCGACGGCGGTCGCCGCGGAGTCCCCGGCCGACGTCGTGCGGATCGCCGGTGCGGGCGACGTCGCGGTCACCGACGACATCGCACTGGTGTCCGGCAGCGACGCCGTGGACGTCGTCGTGGACGCCACCGGTGCCGTGGGCTTCGGCGCGGAGCTGGCCCTGGCCTGCATCGCCGGTGGCAAGCACCTGGTGCTGCTGAACGCAGAGGTCGACGCCACGCTCGGCCCGCTGCTCGCCACCAAGGCCGACGCGGCCGGCATCGTCTACTCCGGCGCGGACGGCGACCAGCCGGCCGTCCAGATGAACCTGCTCCGGTTCGTCCGGCAGATCGGGCTGCGGCCGCTGGTCGCGGGCAACATCAAGGGCCTGCAGGACCCCTACCGCAACCCCACGACGCAGGAGGGCTTCGCCAGGCGCTGGGGGCAGGACCCGTGGATGGTCACCAGCTTCGCCGACGGGACCAAGGTCAGCGTCGAGCAGGCCCTGGTGGCCAACGCGGCCGGGTTCACCGCGCCGAAGCGGGGCCTGTACGCCATGGACCACACCGGGCACGTCGACGAGCTCACCCAGCGGTACGACGTCGACGAGCTGCGGAACCTCGGCGGCGTCGTCGACTACGTGGTGGGCGCCAGGCCCGGCCCGGGCGTGTACGTCATGGCCGAGCACGACGACCCCAAGCAGCGGCACTACCTGGAGCTGTACAAGCTGGGCAGCGGGCCGCTGTACAGCTTCTACACGCCCTACCACCTGTGCCACTTCGAGGTCCCGACCACCGTCGCCCGGGTGGCGCTGCTGGGCGACCCGGCCATCCGCCCGCTGGGCGCCCCCCAGGTCGACGTCGTCACGCTGGCCAAGACGGACCTGCCGGCGGGGACGGTGCTCGACCGGCCGGGGGGCTACCACTACTACGGCGAGGCGGAGCGGGCCGACGTCACCCACGCCGACCGGCTGCTGCCCGTGGGGCTGGCCGAGGGCTGCCGGCTGCGGCGCGACGTGCGGAGGGACGAGGTCATCGGCTACGCGGACGTGGAGCTCCCGTCCGGGCGGCTGGTCGACCGGTTGCGAGCCGAGCAGGACGAGCGGTTCTTCGGGGAGCCGGCCGCGCATCCGGCGGGAGCCAGCGCCGGGACGGGGTGA
- a CDS encoding glycosyltransferase: MTVLLACSGGGHLKQLHELVPRLGIEGLPRLWVTFDGGLSRSLLADEDVVYARHAVPRDAANILRNAVQAAGLLRRRRFSMAVSTGASPAVSYLVQTALRGVPSHYIETAARADGPSLTGRIMARTPGVRTYTQYPAWASDGWSYGGSVFDAYRSDSPTPRATIRSAVVSLGTAESFGFRRLVEQLVPLLDGCEVTWQTGATDVTGLPVAGREQVPHHELAAAVAEADVVISHAGTGAAITALEQGKKPLLVPRRVAHGEHVDDHQTQIAGELARRGLAVHREAEDVDHAALLEAASGRTARIPAPPPFRLRPGR, encoded by the coding sequence GTGACGGTCCTCCTGGCCTGCTCGGGTGGTGGACACCTCAAGCAGCTGCACGAACTGGTCCCGCGGCTGGGCATCGAGGGCCTTCCCCGTCTGTGGGTGACCTTCGACGGTGGGCTCAGCCGGAGCCTCCTCGCCGATGAAGACGTCGTGTACGCGCGGCACGCCGTTCCCCGGGATGCGGCGAACATCCTCCGCAACGCCGTCCAGGCTGCGGGCCTGCTGCGCCGTCGGCGGTTCAGCATGGCGGTCAGCACAGGCGCCAGCCCCGCCGTCTCCTACCTGGTGCAGACCGCGCTGCGGGGCGTGCCGAGCCACTACATCGAGACGGCTGCCCGGGCCGACGGACCGTCGCTCACCGGGCGGATCATGGCCCGCACGCCCGGTGTACGGACCTACACCCAGTACCCGGCGTGGGCGTCGGACGGATGGAGCTACGGGGGTTCGGTCTTCGACGCCTACCGCAGCGACTCCCCCACCCCCCGCGCGACGATCCGCTCCGCCGTCGTGAGCCTGGGAACCGCGGAGTCCTTCGGCTTCCGCCGCCTCGTCGAGCAACTCGTCCCCCTGCTCGACGGCTGCGAGGTGACGTGGCAGACGGGCGCGACCGACGTGACCGGGCTCCCGGTGGCCGGGCGGGAGCAGGTGCCGCACCACGAGCTGGCCGCCGCGGTCGCCGAGGCGGACGTCGTCATCTCGCACGCCGGCACAGGAGCCGCCATCACGGCCCTGGAGCAGGGCAAGAAGCCGCTCCTGGTCCCCCGCCGGGTCGCGCACGGCGAGCACGTGGACGACCACCAGACCCAGATCGCCGGCGAGCTGGCCCGGCGCGGTCTCGCGGTCCACCGCGAGGCGGAGGACGTCGACCACGCGGCGCTGCTCGAGGCGGCCTCGGGACGGACGGCCCGGATCCCGGCTCCCCCGCCGTTCCGGCTCCGCCCCGGACGCTGA